Genomic DNA from Alkalihalobacterium alkalinitrilicum:
TTATAGTATACCACAAATAAGAATAATTCTTATTAAATAATCGAAAAGTAATAGACATGCAAATAGAAGTAGAAAATTATATAATAGAAAAAATACAATAGATCCCAATCCATAACTATATCGTTTTTTTAGGATGTGAAATTTAGTGGCACAAAGAAAGTTAGCAATTATTGACATGGGTTCTAACTCTATTCGACTGGTCATCTATACAATTCAAAGTAACGGTTGTTATCATGAACTTCATAACTTTAAAGTCGTTGCAAGGCTTAGCAGCCATACAACAAACGATGGCAGTATTACTCCTGAAGGGATTGAAATTATAGTTAATACTCTCGCTCGTTTTCATAACATAATAATAGCTCATGAAATTCACCAAATTAAGGGAGTAGCTACAGCTGCCCTTCGACTTGCACCCAATCAAAAAGAAGTATTACAAATACTCAAAGACAAAACTTCCATATCCTTCTCCGTACTAACTGATTATGAAGAAGCTTATTACGGTTATTTAGCAATAATTAATTCAACGAATATTGAAGACGGAATTTCAATTGACATCGGAGGTGGGAGTACCGAAGTTACTTTATTTAAAAATCGAAAATTAGAGCAATTTATAAGTTTTCCTTTCGGTGCCATTACCTTAAAGAAACTTATTAAAAATGATTCACCCACGATAGAAGAAATGGACAAGTTAAAAACCTTTTTAATCGATCAATTTTCTTCTTTAATTTGGATTGTAAACTCTAACCTACCCGTCGTTGGAATTGGTGGGTCAGCTAGAAATTTATCACTCATTCATCAAAGAAAAAGCAACTACCCATTAAAAGGCCTGCATCAATACGAGCTCTTGCCAAGTAGCATTCAAGGTATTCAAGACGAATTACTTCATTTGTCTGTTACCGATAGACAAAATGTTGAAGGGCTATCTAAAGATCGGGCAGACATCATCATTCCTGCTATACAGGCTATTTATTCTCTAGTCGAAGTAACAGCTGCACCCAAATTTATTATGAGTAATAAAGGATTACGCGATGGAATCTTTTATGAAGAGGTTTTGCAACAACTTGGAATTGAACAATTCCCGAATGTAGCTGAAGAAAGCTTTTATCAATTATCTTACAGCTATCAAATTAATATAGAACATGTGAAGCAAGTATCTAAGCTCGCTACGACTATTTATAAAGAACTTGCGCCTTATATACTGGAAAAATACAATGACGAAAATAACTTAAGATTGTTAAGGTATAGTGCCCGAGTCCTTTATGTTGGGGAATATATTAGTAATGAAGCAAGTAACCAACATACCTTTTATTTATTGTCGAACATGACAATTGATGGCTTAACACACGAACAACGTTTAGCCATTTCCCTAATTTCATCTTTTAAGTCGAAGTCAATTTTATCACAGTTTGCCGAACCGTTTGCTAAATTATTAACGAAACAACAGCTTAAGCGGTACGAGTTACTTGGGGCGATTTTAAAATTTGCTTATGCTCTAAACCGAACACGAAGAAACATTGTAAAAAACTGTACCATTACGATGACACCCAAAAGAAAATTATCAATACACCTACTATGTGATAGTGACTATTTTTTCGAGGCTGAGCAAGCAAATAAGTATAAAAAGCATCTCGAACGAGTATTAAATTTCAATGTTGAACTCCAATTCCAAAATAACAACTAATTTACAGGTTCTTTACAAAAAATTTACAATGAATTGCTAAGATTGTAGTTAGATTAATTTTCAATTTTGGAAAGGTTGATATTATGTCGACAAATCACATCGAACAAAAAAAAAACCTCGATTTAAATGACCCAACCTTTTATAATAACCGCGAGCTAAGTTGGTTAGCATTTAATGAACGTGTACTAGAAGAAGCAATCGATGAAAGAAATCCCTTATTAGAAAGACTCAAATTTTTAGC
This window encodes:
- a CDS encoding Ppx/GppA phosphatase family protein, coding for MAQRKLAIIDMGSNSIRLVIYTIQSNGCYHELHNFKVVARLSSHTTNDGSITPEGIEIIVNTLARFHNIIIAHEIHQIKGVATAALRLAPNQKEVLQILKDKTSISFSVLTDYEEAYYGYLAIINSTNIEDGISIDIGGGSTEVTLFKNRKLEQFISFPFGAITLKKLIKNDSPTIEEMDKLKTFLIDQFSSLIWIVNSNLPVVGIGGSARNLSLIHQRKSNYPLKGLHQYELLPSSIQGIQDELLHLSVTDRQNVEGLSKDRADIIIPAIQAIYSLVEVTAAPKFIMSNKGLRDGIFYEEVLQQLGIEQFPNVAEESFYQLSYSYQINIEHVKQVSKLATTIYKELAPYILEKYNDENNLRLLRYSARVLYVGEYISNEASNQHTFYLLSNMTIDGLTHEQRLAISLISSFKSKSILSQFAEPFAKLLTKQQLKRYELLGAILKFAYALNRTRRNIVKNCTITMTPKRKLSIHLLCDSDYFFEAEQANKYKKHLERVLNFNVELQFQNNN